In one Candidatus Binatia bacterium genomic region, the following are encoded:
- a CDS encoding NAD-dependent epimerase/dehydratase family protein: MKALVTGASGFLGRSVVRRLRSDGVEVRALVRAGRGLDDADVDIYPGDICDDAAVEGAVRGMDLVVHCAARVETTGKWEEFAEVNVRGTRRVIRAAQSAGVRRIVHISSLGVYAVPYDGVTITEDSAYESEGESRGHYSRSKLAADRVALDAARRGAPVVVLRPGLLYGPGKRPPLARQSFSVKQFKLILATPAYTLPMTYIDNAADAVSLAATADGTVGQAFTIVDANVPQAEYAALYRDACGESWRPMFLPVGMIAAAAWGLERALRLARRRSPVTYHQIRRATRCAHYDCSRAEHLLGWRPAVSVQEGLRSTFASLRAASSEAAPRTS, from the coding sequence ATGAAGGCACTGGTGACGGGTGCGAGCGGCTTCCTGGGCCGCAGCGTAGTGCGGCGCTTGCGTAGCGACGGTGTCGAAGTCCGCGCCTTGGTGCGTGCCGGCCGCGGGCTCGATGACGCCGATGTGGATATCTACCCGGGAGATATCTGCGACGACGCAGCGGTCGAGGGCGCGGTTCGGGGCATGGACTTGGTTGTCCACTGCGCCGCCCGGGTGGAGACAACGGGAAAATGGGAAGAGTTTGCGGAAGTGAATGTCCGCGGCACACGGCGGGTTATCCGGGCTGCACAGTCGGCCGGCGTGCGCCGCATCGTACATATCAGTTCCCTGGGTGTCTACGCCGTGCCGTATGACGGCGTGACCATTACCGAAGACAGCGCCTACGAGAGCGAGGGCGAGTCGCGGGGGCATTACAGCCGCTCGAAACTGGCTGCCGACCGCGTGGCGCTCGATGCCGCCCGCCGTGGTGCCCCGGTGGTGGTGCTGCGGCCGGGGTTGCTGTATGGACCCGGAAAACGTCCACCGCTGGCCCGACAGAGCTTCAGTGTGAAGCAGTTCAAGTTGATCCTGGCGACCCCGGCGTACACGTTGCCGATGACCTACATCGACAATGCGGCTGACGCAGTGTCGCTGGCAGCTACCGCCGACGGCACGGTGGGACAGGCCTTCACCATCGTTGATGCGAATGTGCCGCAGGCAGAGTATGCGGCGCTGTATCGCGACGCGTGCGGCGAGAGCTGGCGCCCGATGTTCTTGCCGGTCGGGATGATTGCGGCTGCGGCGTGGGGGCTCGAACGCGCCTTGCGGCTTGCCCGGCGGCGTTCGCCGGTGACCTATCATCAGATTCGGCGCGCGACCCGATGCGCCCACTACGACTGCTCACGCGCGGAGCACCTGCTCGGTTGGCGGCCGGCCGTCAGCGTGCAGGAAGGTCTGCGGAGCACCTTCGCATCACTGCGGGCAGCATCAAGCGAAGCGGCGCCGAGAACCTCATGA
- a CDS encoding Gfo/Idh/MocA family oxidoreductase encodes MTAATRIRVALLGCGRIAHVHCGYLRQIPQVELAGACDLSRDSREQLTARWQVPTYADIDELLSAAQPDVVHVITPPATHASLAIQLLAAGVHVLVEKPMALSAAEADTMIAAARQAGKYLSVDHNRWFDPVVVQARSLLASGRLGSLVGVEVFQGVASGEAELPADEHGRWKASLPGGIAYDVAPHASYLLAGLVGAIDNVQVSARTDARGQLRELRAIVDGECALGSLTLSLETRPLLSRLILYGSAMTAEVNLNNMTLILRQERQVPKIVGKVLPNLDEAAQLLRATIVNGIEFLRGRQRYYPGMGGHFRALYEALANGQPPPVTAEQGRQGVWLLEEIWDRAGLHVGPQLLQAVN; translated from the coding sequence ATGACCGCTGCCACGCGTATCCGGGTTGCACTGCTCGGTTGCGGGCGGATCGCTCATGTCCACTGCGGCTACCTCCGCCAGATCCCGCAGGTTGAACTGGCAGGAGCGTGCGACCTCAGTCGCGACAGCCGCGAGCAGCTGACGGCACGCTGGCAGGTGCCGACCTACGCCGATATCGATGAACTGCTGAGTGCGGCGCAGCCTGATGTGGTGCATGTGATCACGCCGCCCGCCACGCACGCCAGCCTGGCCATCCAATTGCTCGCGGCGGGCGTCCACGTGCTGGTTGAAAAGCCCATGGCGCTGTCCGCCGCGGAGGCCGATACGATGATCGCGGCGGCGCGACAAGCCGGCAAGTACCTCAGCGTCGATCATAACCGCTGGTTTGATCCCGTCGTCGTGCAAGCCCGCTCACTCTTGGCCTCGGGCCGCTTGGGATCGCTAGTGGGCGTCGAGGTGTTTCAGGGCGTTGCTTCCGGGGAGGCGGAACTTCCGGCGGACGAACACGGCCGGTGGAAGGCATCTTTGCCTGGGGGAATCGCGTACGACGTGGCTCCGCATGCCAGCTACCTGCTCGCGGGACTGGTCGGTGCGATCGACAACGTGCAGGTGTCGGCGCGCACCGATGCGCGCGGGCAGCTGCGTGAACTGCGCGCGATTGTCGACGGTGAGTGTGCACTGGGGAGCTTGACGCTTTCACTGGAGACACGCCCGTTGCTGAGCCGTCTGATCCTGTACGGCTCGGCCATGACTGCGGAGGTGAACCTCAATAACATGACCCTGATCCTGCGCCAGGAGCGCCAGGTTCCCAAGATCGTAGGGAAGGTGCTGCCGAACCTCGACGAAGCGGCGCAGTTGCTGCGCGCAACCATTGTCAACGGCATCGAGTTCCTGCGCGGTCGCCAGCGATATTACCCAGGCATGGGGGGGCACTTCCGCGCTTTGTATGAAGCCCTGGCGAACGGACAGCCTCCGCCGGTAACTGCGGAACAAGGGCGGCAAGGCGTTTGGCTGCTGGAAGAGATCTGGGACCGCGCTGGGCTCCACGTCGGTCCGCAGCTGCTCCAGGCTGTGAACTGA